In Bactrocera oleae isolate idBacOlea1 chromosome 3, idBacOlea1, whole genome shotgun sequence, a genomic segment contains:
- the Bhmt gene encoding uncharacterized protein Bhmt, producing the protein MSPASNILVKCGGFATQLARHVQEKIDGHPLWGARFDQENPTAVVQTHLDFLQNGAQIIISNTYQSSIEGFMEHLKLSREESIQLMRKSVQLTKEAKYKYQEIVEKTKGTPEPGLPLIMASIGPYGAHLHDGSEYKGSYSKRVSREDIQNWHRPRIDACLAEGVDGLAVETIPCQMEAEAVVDMLLQDYPDVKFWVSFQCKDDESLAHGEHFSNAAYSIWNKVKEANAVDRLIAVGVNCLNPKFVKPLFKSLHTLVGTESIPLIVYSNRGEIYDEKLEKWTGRDECIPLDSYVPEWLELGARIIGGCCRVYPEDILRIRKLIDNMENNI; encoded by the exons ATGTCGCCGGCTTCAAATATTTTGGTGAAATGCGGTGGTTTTGCGACACAACTTGCACGTCATGTACAGGAAAAAATCGATGGACATCCATTATGGGGTGCGCGTTTTGACCAGGAAAATCCAACAGCTGTAGTTCAAACACATTTGGACTTTCTTCAGA ATGGCGCACAAATTATCATATCCAACACCTACCAATCAAGTATTGAAGGTTTCATGGAGCACTTGAAGTTGAGTCGTGAGGAAAGCATACAATTAATGCGCAAAAGTGTACAACTAACTAAAgaggcaaaatataaatatcaggaAATAGTGGAGAAAACTAAGGGTACTCCAGAGCCTGGTTTACCACTAATAATGGCTTCTATTGGCCCATATGGTGCACACTTACATGATGGTTCTGAATATAAAGGCAGTTATTCGAAACGCGTTTCCAGGGAAGATATTCAAAATTGGCATCGACCTAGGATTGATGCCTGCCTGGCAGAGGGCGTCGACGGCTTGGCTGTGGAAACAATACCTTGTCAG ATGGAAGCTGAAGCTGTTGTTGATATGTTGTTACAAGATTATCCTGATGTGAAGTTCTGGGTTTCCTTTCAATGCAAG gATGATGAAAGTTTGGCTCATGGTGAACACTTTTCTAATGCTGCTTATTCAATATGGAACAAAGTGAAGGAAGCAAATGCTGTTGACCGGTTAATTGCTGTTGGTGTAAATTGTCTAAATCCAAag TTCGTTAAGCCACTCTTTAAATCTCTGCATACACTAGTTGGTACCGAATCTATACCTCTTATTGTATACAGCAACCGTGGAGAAATCTATGATGAAAAGCTAGAAAAATGGACTGGTCGCGATGAATGCATACCACTGGACTCATATGTACCTGAGTGGCTTGAGCTTGGCGCACGAATTATTGGCGGTTGTTGTCGCGTTTATCCCGAAGATATATTACGTATCAGGAAATTGATTGATaatatggaaaataatatcTGA